The Cylindrospermum stagnale PCC 7417 genome segment CCAGGTCACCGGTGGCTCTGGTTGTATCGCCCCCAGTTGTATTATTCCGCTCTTCGCGGGCGCGAATATCAGAATTAAGTTGTCTTCTGCGGACCTCACTCTGAGCATCTTCTTTAGCCGCTTGCGTTACTTGTGAAGTTGGTGCTGCTGGCGCTTCGCCTGGTTCTGGTGCAGTTACAGTTGTTTTAGCTGTATCTTGACAAGCAGCTGCACTCAAAAGTAAAAAAGAACTAATTAGCAAGGCAGTTAGTTTTTTCATTGGTTGAATTCTTGATATAAATCAGAAAATGGTGTTTTTGCTCGCAGTATATGCGAGTTTTAGGAGCAAAATATTGAGCATCTTGCTCCTAAAAATTGCTAAAAATTGGCTTAAACTTTTTGATCTCGGCGATCAATAATCAGCACAGCAGGATCATCTGCGTGATGGACGTGAACATTGCTAGCAATTGGCGTTTCACGGTGCTCAACTCTGTCGGAACCAGGGCGATGTTCGCCTACATCCCTGGCATCATAGACGGCAAATTCTTCGATTCCTTGACGTTTGAGAATTGCTTCAGCGTGGTGAAGTTCGGCTTCTGTGCCATCAACAATTACCAAGTAATCACCTCTTTGGAAGCGATCGCTAT includes the following:
- a CDS encoding BON domain-containing protein; this translates as MKKLTALLISSFLLLSAAACQDTAKTTVTAPEPGEAPAAPTSQVTQAAKEDAQSEVRRRQLNSDIRAREERNNTTGGDTTRATGDLASEVRSKLEANIPNGQLTVNATDDGTVTVAGTVNDQQQLAKIEPLAKEIKGVNKVVVKAAVAPPSR